Sequence from the Anaerolineae bacterium genome:
CCCCCTTGAAATGATAACATTGAGGCCACGTTGATAATTTTGCCGCTCCCTTGCCGGGCCATCACGTTGCCGGCGGCCTGCGACAGGAAAAAGAGCGCTTTGAGATTAATCTGGATAACGTCGTCCCAATACTCCTCGCTGAATTCCAGGGCCGGCGCCCGGCGGATGATGCCGGCATTATTGACCAGAATATCCAGCCGGCCCAATTCCTGGACTACCTGCCCAACCACTTCATTTAATTGGGCCACGGTCGCGTCGCGCAAGTTGCAAGTTACCGGCAAAAAACGTCGCCCCAGCGTTTCCACCTGGCCTTGTGTTTCTTCAACAGAAACAATGTCCAAGCCGGCAATGTCTGCGCCACCTTCGGCCAGGCCAACTGCCATTGCCTGGCCCAACCCGCGCCCGGCCCCGGTAACCAACGCTACTTTTCCATTGAGTTTAAATGAATCTAAAATCGTCATGTCAACACCTCGGTTTATAATAAGAGTTATTTTTATGGGATGTAGCCTAAACGGCTGGAAATGGCATTAGCCGTGTCAATGACTAATAAAGACAGCTCCCTGACTCTGGAGGCAGTCACCCGGTAAGCCGGCCCCGACACGCTGATGGCGGCAAAAGGCCGTCCGTTTTGATCAAAGACAGGAGCGCCCACGCAGCGGATATCTTCTTCACATTCTTCATTATCCAGCGCATATTTCTGCATGCGGACTTTGGCCAATTCCTTAATCAGGTCTGTTTTGTTGGTAATGGTCATCCTGGTGAACTTGATCAATTCTATCCCTTCCAGCAGTTGCGTTTGTTCTGCCGGGGGCAAAAAAGCCAAAATAGCCTTGCCCATCGCCGTGCAATGCAACAAATTACGCGAACCAAGCTTGGCATGCGTGCGGACAGATTGGGAGCTTTCTGCTTTGCCAATATAGAGAATCTCGTCGTTGTCTAAAATGGATAAGTAGGCGGTTTCATGAGTTGTATCGCTCAAATGGCGCAAGTAGGGCCGGGCCAACTCAGGCAGATCCAGAGACTCCAGCAC
This genomic interval carries:
- a CDS encoding IclR family transcriptional regulator, with translation MSPIDTSNEANLSQTVLKALDVLECIALANQPLSAAKVAKLCHLSRPTAYRLICTLATRGYVAQEDDTRYRLGMQVLSLSQNVLESLDLPELARPYLRHLSDTTHETAYLSILDNDEILYIGKAESSQSVRTHAKLGSRNLLHCTAMGKAILAFLPPAEQTQLLEGIELIKFTRMTITNKTDLIKELAKVRMQKYALDNEECEEDIRCVGAPVFDQNGRPFAAISVSGPAYRVTASRVRELSLLVIDTANAISSRLGYIP
- a CDS encoding SDR family NAD(P)-dependent oxidoreductase translates to MTILDSFKLNGKVALVTGAGRGLGQAMAVGLAEGGADIAGLDIVSVEETQGQVETLGRRFLPVTCNLRDATVAQLNEVVGQVVQELGRLDILVNNAGIIRRAPALEFSEEYWDDVIQINLKALFFLSQAAGNVMARQGSGKIINVASMLSFQGG